One window of the Asticcacaulis sp. SL142 genome contains the following:
- the tyrS gene encoding tyrosine--tRNA ligase, which translates to MTATSFKSDFLKVLSERGFIHQCTDAEALDTLLLAGPITGYIGYDATASSLHAGHLVQIMMLYWLQKTGNKPIVLMGGGTTKVGDPTFKDTQRPLLTDEHIQSNMDGIKSVFNNFLTFGDGKTDAIMVNNDDWLSGFGYIEFLRKFGTHFTINRMLTFDSVKLRLEREQPMTFLEFNYMLMQAVDFRELNSNYNCTLQMGGSDQWGNIINGVELTRRINQSAAFGLTTPLLTTASGAKMGKTVGGAVWLNADALSPYDYWQYWRNAEDADVGKFMRLFTDLPMDEIARLEKLEGAEINEAKKILADAATRMVHGEAAAATARDTAQKAFEQGVLSADLPTVEVENSTLEAGIMLAALTTQIGLTQSNGEARRLAQGGGLRVNDIAITDGNQNITLADLNPDGVIKISQGKKKIILVKPV; encoded by the coding sequence ATGACCGCAACCAGCTTCAAATCCGATTTCCTCAAAGTCTTGAGCGAGCGTGGCTTCATCCACCAGTGCACCGACGCAGAGGCCCTTGATACGCTCCTTCTTGCGGGGCCGATCACGGGGTATATCGGCTATGATGCTACGGCGTCGTCGCTGCACGCCGGCCATCTGGTGCAGATCATGATGCTCTATTGGCTGCAAAAGACCGGCAATAAGCCGATCGTGCTCATGGGCGGCGGCACCACCAAGGTTGGCGACCCGACATTCAAGGACACTCAGCGCCCGCTTTTGACCGATGAGCATATCCAGTCGAACATGGACGGAATCAAAAGCGTGTTCAACAATTTCCTGACCTTTGGGGACGGCAAAACCGACGCCATCATGGTCAATAATGACGACTGGCTTTCGGGCTTTGGCTATATCGAGTTCCTGCGTAAGTTCGGCACGCACTTCACCATCAACCGGATGCTGACCTTTGATTCGGTCAAGCTGCGCTTAGAGCGTGAACAGCCGATGACCTTCCTTGAGTTCAACTACATGCTGATGCAGGCGGTCGATTTCCGCGAACTGAACTCAAACTATAACTGTACCTTACAAATGGGCGGCTCCGATCAGTGGGGCAATATCATTAACGGCGTTGAACTGACGCGCCGGATAAATCAGTCGGCCGCGTTTGGGCTGACGACACCGCTGCTGACGACTGCATCAGGCGCCAAGATGGGTAAAACGGTTGGCGGGGCTGTGTGGCTCAATGCCGATGCGCTGAGCCCCTATGATTACTGGCAGTACTGGCGCAATGCCGAAGACGCCGACGTCGGTAAGTTCATGCGTCTGTTCACCGACCTGCCCATGGATGAGATCGCCCGCCTTGAAAAGCTGGAGGGTGCCGAAATCAACGAAGCCAAGAAAATCCTGGCCGATGCCGCCACCCGCATGGTTCACGGCGAAGCGGCGGCAGCTACCGCCCGCGACACCGCCCAGAAAGCGTTTGAGCAAGGTGTGCTGTCCGCAGACCTGCCGACGGTTGAGGTGGAAAACTCAACCCTTGAGGCCGGGATCATGCTGGCGGCCTTGACGACTCAAATCGGGCTTACCCAATCCAACGGCGAGGCCCGCCGTCTGGCTCAAGGCGGGGGCCTGCGCGTCAATGACATCGCCATCACCGATGGCAACCAGAACATCACTTTGGCCGACCTAAATCCGGACGGGGTTATCAAGATCAGTCAGGGTAAGAAAAAGATCATTCTGGTTAAGCCTGTCTGA
- a CDS encoding anhydro-N-acetylmuramic acid kinase yields MSGTGVFKVLGFMTGTSLDGIDMAVLETDGEQRLTFGPWAEYPMPDDVRSMLQATVKTALGWPRGVPEPEIFNEARKVITDYHFASAQGFLAAQGLSFSDFDLLGVHGQTVLHERPKAGVSGRTVQLFDGQAFADLTDVSVVSDFRINDVAAGGEGAPLAPVYHRALVAQAGLELPVVIVNLGGVANITVIDEAGDISAMDTGPANGLMDQWVQKHGRGHYDAGGVWAALGTVDPERVTAYLSHPYFSAPAPKSLDRYDFTLAGVEGLGFEDGLATLCEFTLESLLLAIRMSGVAPKAVALAGGGRQNTYLVNRLRAKLDLKTQIYLSEDLGWRGGAIEAEAFAYMAVRSLRSLPISFPTTTGVPQALTGGRLNLPSAR; encoded by the coding sequence ATGTCAGGGACGGGTGTGTTTAAGGTTCTGGGCTTCATGACCGGCACATCTTTGGATGGCATAGACATGGCGGTGCTGGAGACCGATGGTGAGCAGCGCCTGACCTTCGGGCCGTGGGCCGAGTACCCCATGCCAGATGATGTGCGGTCTATGCTCCAAGCCACGGTAAAGACCGCTCTGGGGTGGCCGCGCGGTGTGCCGGAACCTGAGATTTTCAACGAAGCCCGTAAGGTCATTACGGATTACCATTTCGCTTCGGCGCAAGGGTTTCTGGCTGCACAGGGCCTGAGCTTTAGCGATTTCGATCTGCTGGGAGTGCATGGCCAAACCGTGCTGCATGAGCGCCCTAAAGCAGGTGTGTCCGGGCGTACCGTGCAACTGTTTGACGGGCAAGCCTTTGCCGACCTGACCGATGTGTCGGTGGTGTCCGATTTCCGCATCAACGATGTGGCCGCAGGTGGAGAAGGCGCGCCTCTGGCCCCCGTCTATCACCGCGCTCTGGTGGCGCAGGCGGGCCTTGAATTGCCGGTGGTCATCGTCAATCTGGGCGGGGTTGCCAATATCACGGTCATTGATGAGGCGGGCGATATATCGGCCATGGATACGGGGCCGGCCAATGGCCTGATGGACCAGTGGGTGCAAAAGCATGGCCGGGGGCACTATGATGCGGGTGGTGTGTGGGCAGCACTTGGGACGGTGGATCCGGAGCGGGTCACAGCCTATCTCAGCCATCCGTATTTTTCAGCACCTGCCCCAAAATCGCTGGATCGCTATGATTTTACGCTCGCCGGTGTCGAGGGTTTAGGGTTCGAAGACGGTTTGGCAACCTTGTGCGAATTTACGCTGGAAAGTCTTTTGCTCGCCATTCGGATGTCGGGTGTCGCTCCCAAGGCTGTTGCTTTGGCCGGTGGTGGTCGGCAAAATACGTATCTGGTCAACAGATTACGCGCAAAACTTGATCTGAAAACCCAGATTTATCTATCCGAAGACCTCGGTTGGCGTGGCGGGGCGATCGAGGCCGAGGCCTTTGCCTATATGGCCGTGCGCTCACTGCGGTCTTTGCCTATCTCGTTCCCCACAACGACCGGTGTGCCTCAAGCTTTAACGGGCGGGCGGCTGAATCTACCCTCCGCCCGCTGA